A region from the Gammaproteobacteria bacterium genome encodes:
- the tatC gene encoding twin-arginine translocase subunit TatC: protein MTQSSKSPETENDGLDAEQGLLGHLIELRTRLMRSVLVMLVVILALYPFDGQIFTWLSGPLIRHLPQGGHLIATAVADTFLVPFKLVVVLSFVISLPYILHQVWSFVAPGLYRHERRLAVPLLVSSVLLFYLGMAFAYFVVFPLVFGFFTRIAPQGVEVMTDMGHYLNFVLKMFMAFGAAFEVPVATVLLVMAGVVSPDDLARKRPYVIVAAFVIGMLLTPPDIVSQTMLALPIWLLFEVGLVFSRMVVPKPTDETDEDADEGGDEGGPSDDQPPPSSPTAPAGGAAAAADIPEEELTEAERLTRRYQEGAADAGDDEPYRPLTDAEMDAELDAIEEAEQAEEEAAEQDASDTEEKPEGSRSDK, encoded by the coding sequence ATGACACAAAGCAGTAAATCCCCCGAAACAGAAAACGACGGTCTGGATGCGGAGCAGGGGCTGCTCGGGCATCTGATCGAGCTGCGCACGCGCCTCATGCGCAGCGTGCTGGTCATGCTGGTCGTGATCCTGGCGCTATACCCCTTCGACGGCCAGATATTCACCTGGCTGTCCGGTCCGCTGATCCGGCACCTGCCGCAGGGCGGGCATCTGATCGCCACCGCCGTGGCGGATACCTTTCTGGTGCCGTTCAAACTGGTGGTGGTGCTTTCCTTCGTCATCTCGCTGCCCTACATCCTGCATCAGGTCTGGAGCTTCGTAGCGCCGGGGCTGTACCGGCACGAACGGCGGCTCGCCGTGCCGCTGCTGGTGTCCAGCGTGCTGCTGTTCTATCTGGGCATGGCCTTCGCCTATTTCGTGGTCTTCCCGCTGGTGTTCGGCTTTTTCACCCGCATCGCTCCGCAGGGTGTCGAGGTGATGACCGACATGGGGCACTACCTGAATTTCGTCCTGAAGATGTTCATGGCCTTCGGGGCGGCCTTCGAGGTGCCGGTGGCCACCGTGCTGCTGGTCATGGCCGGCGTGGTGAGTCCCGACGACCTGGCGCGCAAACGCCCCTACGTTATCGTTGCCGCATTCGTTATAGGCATGCTGCTGACGCCTCCTGATATCGTGTCACAGACCATGCTGGCGCTGCCTATCTGGCTGCTGTTCGAGGTGGGGTTGGTGTTCTCGCGCATGGTCGTGCCGAAGCCGACGGATGAAACCGATGAAGACGCGGATGAAGGCGGCGACGAAGGCGGACCCTCCGACGATCAACCGCCGCCTTCATCCCCGACCGCACCGGCCGGCGGCGCAGCCGCTGCTGCGGACATCCCGGAAGAGGAATTGACCGAGGCGGAGCGTCTGACGCGCCGCTATCAGGAAGGCGCGGCCGACGCCGGGGATGACGAACCCTACCGGCCGTTGACCGATGCCGAGATGGACGCCGAGCTGGATGCCATCGAGGAAGCCGAACAGGCCGAGGAAGAAGCGGCCGAACAAGATGCATCCGATACGGAAGAGAAGCCGGAGGGCAGCCGGTCGGATAAATAG
- the tatB gene encoding Sec-independent protein translocase protein TatB produces MFDIGFTELLLIMIVALIVVGPERLPGLARTIGLWVGKARSYINSVRDEVERELNADELKGLLRRQEDEINQLRDLVQDTQRKINDEVQETEYLVRSMDEDRPAPDKSTDSTSSTAAKPQLNEASSGTDAATETEDKRASTHDTKQ; encoded by the coding sequence ATCGGTTTTACCGAGCTGTTGCTGATCATGATCGTGGCCTTGATCGTGGTAGGCCCCGAGCGTTTGCCGGGGCTTGCCCGCACCATCGGTCTATGGGTCGGCAAGGCGCGCAGCTACATCAACAGCGTGCGTGACGAGGTGGAGCGTGAGCTCAATGCCGATGAGCTGAAAGGGTTGTTGCGTCGGCAGGAAGACGAGATCAACCAGTTGCGCGATCTGGTGCAGGACACCCAGCGCAAGATCAACGACGAGGTCCAGGAGACCGAGTACCTCGTACGGTCAATGGATGAGGACCGACCGGCCCCGGACAAGTCAACTGACTCGACGTCATCAACGGCAGCCAAGCCGCAGCTGAACGAGGCATCATCCGGCACCGACGCGGCGACCGAGACAGAAGACAAGCGCGCCAGCACGCATGACACAAAGCAGTAA